The following DNA comes from Clostridia bacterium.
TGATAGGTTCTGGGGCGCCGTAAAGGGAGTGGGCAGAAACGAGCTGGGAAAGATACTCATGGAGGTGCGCGATGAGCTTAGGGCACAGGGATAGATAAGGCGGTCTTGAGGCGTTGGAGAAGTAGAAAAGCAGAAATATGCGGGGAGATGTCTTGCAAAAGAAGCGTCTCCCCAAATTTTTTGCGCCAAAAATGATATTGATTTTGTTCCAGAAATAGAATATAATATATACAACAAAACAGATGGAGAGATACTATGCAGCAGATTCAATATATCTCGGCTGATGAAGCCGCTAAAAAATGGGGAATATCGCATCGGCGTGTTATAACGCTTTGCAAAGAGAATAGGATACCGAATGTGGCAATGCTCGGCCATATGTGGATTATACCTGTTGAGGCAGAAAAACCCATTGACGGTCGGACTACCAGATATGATAAAAAGAATCCAGCGAAACCATTTATAAAATGGGCAGGGGGAAAAGGACAATTGTTGCCTACCATACGCAAATATTATCCTCCTAATATGGGAACAGAAATCACAAAATACTGCGAACCAATGGTAGGAGCTGGAGCTGTATTGTTTGACGTATTAAATACTTATGATATGGATGAGGTATATATTTGTGACACCAACATCGAATTGATAAACGCTTACACGGTGGTACGTGACAATCCCGATAGATTGATAGGGTTTCTCTCTGCTTTTGAGCAAGACCACCTTAGCTGCAAAGATAGCGACAGAAAGGAATACTATTATCAGCAGCGAGAACGTTTTAATACAGAAATGATGCATCCAACTAAGAGCAATTCTACTCTTCGTGCTGCTTTGTTTATTTATCTTAACAAGACATGCTTTAACGGTCTGTATCGCGTCAATCGTAAAGGACTGTATAATGTTCCTATGGGATCTTACAAAAAACCGACAATTTGTGACAGCGATAATATCAACAAAACCTCGGCTCTTTTACAGGGCGTAACAATTCTTTTCGGAGACTATACATGCATTGAACAATATGCAGATGAACATACATTTGTATACTTTGATCCGCCATATCGTCCGTTGACAAAGACAGCTGAGTTTACTTCATATACTGCGGACAACTTTAATGATGAGGATCAAATCAGACTGGGAGAGTTTATTAAGTCTTTGACGGCAGCAAAAGTAATGGCAAGCAATTCAGATCCGCATAACGTGAATGAATATGATAACTTCTTTGACGATTTATACTCCGGGTTAAATATAAGTCGAGTGTCTGCCAATCGTGCTATTAACAGTAAAGGAAAAGGCAGAGGTAAGATTCACGAATTGCTGATAACGAATTATTAGAAAAGTAGTTTTTATGTATGACGAAACAAAAATAGAATTAACTGCAAAATTATACA
Coding sequences within:
- a CDS encoding Dam family site-specific DNA-(adenine-N6)-methyltransferase, encoding MQQIQYISADEAAKKWGISHRRVITLCKENRIPNVAMLGHMWIIPVEAEKPIDGRTTRYDKKNPAKPFIKWAGGKGQLLPTIRKYYPPNMGTEITKYCEPMVGAGAVLFDVLNTYDMDEVYICDTNIELINAYTVVRDNPDRLIGFLSAFEQDHLSCKDSDRKEYYYQQRERFNTEMMHPTKSNSTLRAALFIYLNKTCFNGLYRVNRKGLYNVPMGSYKKPTICDSDNINKTSALLQGVTILFGDYTCIEQYADEHTFVYFDPPYRPLTKTAEFTSYTADNFNDEDQIRLGEFIKSLTAAKVMASNSDPHNVNEYDNFFDDLYSGLNISRVSANRAINSKGKGRGKIHELLITNY